A single genomic interval of Corylus avellana chromosome ca10, CavTom2PMs-1.0 harbors:
- the LOC132162890 gene encoding disease resistance protein RLM3-like, whose product MAFPVVASSSVITRPSSFDVYLSFRGEDTRNNFIAHLFKALDQKGIYTYMDDKLEGGEEISPALLKAIKESRIAIIVLSENYAAFTWCLDELKEILECREKNQQTVLPVFYKVLPSNV is encoded by the coding sequence ATGGCTTTCCCAGTAGTAGCTTCTTCTTCTGTCATTACCCGTCCATCTTCTTTCGATGTGTACTTGAGCTTTAGAGGTGAAGATACCCGCAACAATTTTATTGCTCATCTATTCAAGGCTCTAGATCAAAAGGGAATCTATACCTACATGGATGACAAACTCGAAGGAGGAGAAGAAATTTCACCGGCTCTTCTCAAAGCCATCAAAGAGTCGAGGATTGCAATTATTGTACTCTCTGAAAACTATGCAGCATTCACATGGTGCTTAGACGAGCTGAAGGAAATCCTTGAGTGCagagaaaaaaatcaacaaactgTTCTGCCAGTATTTTACAAAGTACTTCCCTCGAACGTATga